Proteins found in one Siniperca chuatsi isolate FFG_IHB_CAS linkage group LG22, ASM2008510v1, whole genome shotgun sequence genomic segment:
- the tbc1d19 gene encoding TBC1 domain family member 19 isoform X3: MDDGTELSLTIAQIVQRLKGSHLHSQIERQAKECLHQPEIKLESLKEDVRSFLKTSGWERKLQNAVYRELHVQLPPSHPSAPPEHLKEPLAYMRKAQASWEKRVLKSLNSMSTELEVPLARMRPAVEQKELTNKWNEMGTDELDLSRFRPVYAPKDFLEVLISLRNPNHDSSEDVSARSHWGLIQVPLNVRDIPQLRQAYSELNLTTGQLGIDDHAHIHPDLFENDYVQIGKKVVVEQDSAAAQQYSRQGCPTGLRADLWALILNSTNQPQDVMHYEQLTAGVIQHDLLVDNLIYKDVKLTASNDDYYFVFEDFLYQVLLCFSRDTAVLDHFKYNSATPPKSYIQGKAGDEECAVVYPPNGVIPFHGFSMYVAPLCFLYNEPSKLYSVFREMYIRYFFRLHSISSSSSGIVSLCLQFERLLQTHLPQLFYHLRQIGAQP; encoded by the exons ATGGACGACGGCACTGAGTTATCTCTGACCATCGCTCAGATCGTCCAGCGGCTGAAAGGAAGCCATTTACACTCTCAGATAGAGAGACAAGCCAAA GAGTGTTTACATCAACCTGAGATAAAACTGGAGTCCCTTAAAGAGGACGTACGCAGTTTTCTCAAAACATCAG GCTGGGAAAGAAAGCTACAGAATGCAGTGTACAGAGAACTGCATGT CCAGCTGCCCCCGAGCCATCCCTCAGCTCCTCCAGAGCATCTCAAAGAGCCGCTGGCCTACATGCGCAAGGCACAG GCCAGCTGGGAGAAGCGTGTCCTCAAAAGCCTGAACAGCATGAGTACAGAGCTTGAAGTGCCTCTGGCTCGCATG AGACCCGCAGTGGAGCAGAAGGAGCTCACCAACAAATGGAATGAGATGGGCACAGATGAACTAG ATTTAAGTCGTTTTAGGCCTGTCTATGCCCCTAAAGACTTTCTGGAG GTGTTAATCAGCTTGCGGAACCCGAATCATGATAGCAGCGAGGACGTCAGCGCCAGGAGCCACTGGGGTCTCATCCAGGTTCCCCTCAATGTCAGGGACATCCCACAGCTG AGACAGGCCTACTCAGAACTGAACCTGACCACTGGGCAATTGGGGATTGATGACCATGCACACATCCATCCAG ACTTGTTTGAAAACGATTATGTTCAAATCGGGAAAAAAG TGGTTGTGGAGCAGGACAGTGCAGCAGCGCAGCAGTACAGCAGGCAGGGCTGTCCCACTGGGCTCCGCGCAGACCTCTGGGCCCTCATCCTTAACTCTACAAACCAGCCGCAG GATGTGATGCACTACGAACAGCTAACGGCTGGAGTCATACAACATGACCTGCTGGTGGACAACCTTATCTATAAG GATGTGAAGCTCACCGCCAGTAATGACGACTACTACTTTGTGTTTGAAGATTTCCTCTATCAG gtgttgctgtgtttctctCGGGACACTGCCGTCTTGGATCACTTCAAATATAACAGTGCCACTCCTCCCAAATCCTACATCCAGG GGAAGGCAGGAGATGAAGAGTGTGCTGTTGTTTATCCTCCCAACG GTGTAATCCCTTTTCATGGGTTTTCAATGTATG TGGCACCTTTGTGTTTCTTATACAACGAGCCTTCCAAGCTGTACAGTGTATTCAGGGAAATGTACATCCGCTACTTCTTCAGATTAcactccatctcctcctcttcctcg GGTATAGTGTCTTTGTGCCTGCAGTTTGAGCGGCTGCTCCAGACCCACCTGCCTCAGCTCTTCTACCACCTTCGACAGATTGGGGCGCAGCCGTGA
- the cckar gene encoding cholecystokinin receptor type A isoform X1, translating into MEPFTVHNMLINSTDLNKILCHLGIKNISECESEQDPSPEPQDINQTVRIVLYSLIFLLSVLGNSLIIAVLVRNKRMRTVTNLFLLSLSVSDLMVSLVCIPFTLIPNLMRDFIFGTGICKLVMYFMGLSVSVSTFNLVAISLERYSAICNPLTSRTWQTKSHAAKVITATWVASFILMLPYPISSTLKPFTRVNNSTGHMCRLVWPNDVIQQSWYVSLLLLLFLIPGIVMMTAYGLISLELYRGIKFEVSSRKSSRDRQASTGSIKPGDSDGCYLQPTKKKSITKSTGNFANSSSKPTVGRVCGSSSTANLMAKKRVIRMLLVIVFLFFLCWTPVFVVNAWQAFDRRSAYRLTGAPISFIHLLSYTSACVNPIIYCFMNKRFRQGMLATFTCCSCLRRSGGGSSGLGRSAGIGTAKGEVDRLRAGPKTTEQNGHTPSSGASTRFTYTGIRASAWSELT; encoded by the exons ATGGAGCCGTTTACAGTACACAACATGCTCATAAATTCAACTGACCTGAACAAGATTTTATGTCATTTGGGGATCAAGAATATCTCGGAGTGCGAGAGCGAGCAGGATCCCTCACCCGAACCGCAAG ATATCAACCAGACAGTGCGGATCGTCCTCTACAgtctcatcttcctcctcagcGTCCTGGGCAACAGCCTCATCATCGCCGTCCTGGTGAGGAACAAGCGCATGAGGACCGTCACCAACCTCTTCCTGCTGTCCCTGTCCGTCAGCGACCTGATGGTCTCCCTGGTCTGCATCCCCTTCACCCTCATCCCCAACCTCATGAGGGACTTCATCTTCGGCACCGGCATATGCAAGCTGGTCATGTACTTCATGG GTCTCTCAGTAAGTGTTTCCACATTCAATCTGGTGGCCATCTCCCTGGAGCGCTACAGCGCCATTTGCAACCCGCTGACCTCCAGGACGTGGCAGACCAAATCCCACGCCGCCAAAGTCATCACTGCCACCTGGGTGGCGTCCTTCATCCTGATGCTTCCCTACCCCATTTCTAGCACCCTCAAGCCCTTCACCCGCGTCAACAACAGCACCGGGCACATGTGCCGCCTGGTGTGGCCCAATGACGTCATCCAGCAGTCCTG GTATGTGTCCCTGTTGTTGCTGCTCTTCCTAATCCCTGGGATTGTCATGATGACAGCCTATGGACTCATCTCCTTGGAGCTCTACCGGGGCATCAAGTTTGAGGTGTCCAGCAGGAAATCTAGCAGAG acagacaagccaGCACTGGCAGCATCAAGCCCGGTGACAGTGATGGCTGCTACCTGCAGCCTACTAAAAAGAAGAGCATCACAAAGAGTACAGGCAACTTCGCCAACTCCAGCAGCAAGCCCACGGTGGGGCGTGTGTGCGGCAGCAGCTCTACAGCCAACCTGATGGCCAAGAAGCGTGTGATCCGCATGCTCCTGGTCATcgtcttcctctttttcctgtgCTGGACTCCCGTCTTTGTAGTCAACGCGTGGCAGGCTTTCGACCGGCGCTCGGCCTACCGCCTGACCGGCGCGCCCATCTCCTTCATCCACCTGCTGTCCTACACCTCGGCCTGTGTCAACCCCATCATTTATTGCTTCATGAACAAGCGCTTCCGCCAGGGCATGCTGGCCACAttcacctgctgcagctgcttaAGGAGGAGCGGCGGAGGGAGCAGCGGCTTAGGGAGGTCAGCTGGAATTGGAACGGCTAAAGGGGAAGTGGACAGATTAAGAGCGGGGCCAAAGACCACTGAGCAGAATGGCCATACCCCGTCAAGCGGAGCCAGCACACGCTTCACCTACACCGGCATCCGTGCATCCGCCTGGAGTGAGCTGACTTAA
- the cckar gene encoding cholecystokinin receptor type A isoform X3, with translation MCHSIASTTVNTVTCCEDADHSGCYKAHGRGRKTKSKVKGLSVSVSTFNLVAISLERYSAICNPLTSRTWQTKSHAAKVITATWVASFILMLPYPISSTLKPFTRVNNSTGHMCRLVWPNDVIQQSWYVSLLLLLFLIPGIVMMTAYGLISLELYRGIKFEVSSRKSSRDRQASTGSIKPGDSDGCYLQPTKKKSITKSTGNFANSSSKPTVGRVCGSSSTANLMAKKRVIRMLLVIVFLFFLCWTPVFVVNAWQAFDRRSAYRLTGAPISFIHLLSYTSACVNPIIYCFMNKRFRQGMLATFTCCSCLRRSGGGSSGLGRSAGIGTAKGEVDRLRAGPKTTEQNGHTPSSGASTRFTYTGIRASAWSELT, from the exons atGTGCCATAGCATCGCAAGCACTACAGTAAACACAGTGACATGTTGTGAGGATGCTGACCATTCTGGGTGCTACAAAGCCCATGGCAGAGGGAGAAAAACCAAGAGCAAGGTGAAAG GTCTCTCAGTAAGTGTTTCCACATTCAATCTGGTGGCCATCTCCCTGGAGCGCTACAGCGCCATTTGCAACCCGCTGACCTCCAGGACGTGGCAGACCAAATCCCACGCCGCCAAAGTCATCACTGCCACCTGGGTGGCGTCCTTCATCCTGATGCTTCCCTACCCCATTTCTAGCACCCTCAAGCCCTTCACCCGCGTCAACAACAGCACCGGGCACATGTGCCGCCTGGTGTGGCCCAATGACGTCATCCAGCAGTCCTG GTATGTGTCCCTGTTGTTGCTGCTCTTCCTAATCCCTGGGATTGTCATGATGACAGCCTATGGACTCATCTCCTTGGAGCTCTACCGGGGCATCAAGTTTGAGGTGTCCAGCAGGAAATCTAGCAGAG acagacaagccaGCACTGGCAGCATCAAGCCCGGTGACAGTGATGGCTGCTACCTGCAGCCTACTAAAAAGAAGAGCATCACAAAGAGTACAGGCAACTTCGCCAACTCCAGCAGCAAGCCCACGGTGGGGCGTGTGTGCGGCAGCAGCTCTACAGCCAACCTGATGGCCAAGAAGCGTGTGATCCGCATGCTCCTGGTCATcgtcttcctctttttcctgtgCTGGACTCCCGTCTTTGTAGTCAACGCGTGGCAGGCTTTCGACCGGCGCTCGGCCTACCGCCTGACCGGCGCGCCCATCTCCTTCATCCACCTGCTGTCCTACACCTCGGCCTGTGTCAACCCCATCATTTATTGCTTCATGAACAAGCGCTTCCGCCAGGGCATGCTGGCCACAttcacctgctgcagctgcttaAGGAGGAGCGGCGGAGGGAGCAGCGGCTTAGGGAGGTCAGCTGGAATTGGAACGGCTAAAGGGGAAGTGGACAGATTAAGAGCGGGGCCAAAGACCACTGAGCAGAATGGCCATACCCCGTCAAGCGGAGCCAGCACACGCTTCACCTACACCGGCATCCGTGCATCCGCCTGGAGTGAGCTGACTTAA
- the cckar gene encoding cholecystokinin receptor type A isoform X2: MSFGDQEYLGVRERAGSLTRTASVLGNSLIIAVLVRNKRMRTVTNLFLLSLSVSDLMVSLVCIPFTLIPNLMRDFIFGTGICKLVMYFMGLSVSVSTFNLVAISLERYSAICNPLTSRTWQTKSHAAKVITATWVASFILMLPYPISSTLKPFTRVNNSTGHMCRLVWPNDVIQQSWYVSLLLLLFLIPGIVMMTAYGLISLELYRGIKFEVSSRKSSRDRQASTGSIKPGDSDGCYLQPTKKKSITKSTGNFANSSSKPTVGRVCGSSSTANLMAKKRVIRMLLVIVFLFFLCWTPVFVVNAWQAFDRRSAYRLTGAPISFIHLLSYTSACVNPIIYCFMNKRFRQGMLATFTCCSCLRRSGGGSSGLGRSAGIGTAKGEVDRLRAGPKTTEQNGHTPSSGASTRFTYTGIRASAWSELT, encoded by the exons ATGTCATTTGGGGATCAAGAATATCTCGGAGTGCGAGAGCGAGCAGGATCCCTCACCCGAACCGCAAG cGTCCTGGGCAACAGCCTCATCATCGCCGTCCTGGTGAGGAACAAGCGCATGAGGACCGTCACCAACCTCTTCCTGCTGTCCCTGTCCGTCAGCGACCTGATGGTCTCCCTGGTCTGCATCCCCTTCACCCTCATCCCCAACCTCATGAGGGACTTCATCTTCGGCACCGGCATATGCAAGCTGGTCATGTACTTCATGG GTCTCTCAGTAAGTGTTTCCACATTCAATCTGGTGGCCATCTCCCTGGAGCGCTACAGCGCCATTTGCAACCCGCTGACCTCCAGGACGTGGCAGACCAAATCCCACGCCGCCAAAGTCATCACTGCCACCTGGGTGGCGTCCTTCATCCTGATGCTTCCCTACCCCATTTCTAGCACCCTCAAGCCCTTCACCCGCGTCAACAACAGCACCGGGCACATGTGCCGCCTGGTGTGGCCCAATGACGTCATCCAGCAGTCCTG GTATGTGTCCCTGTTGTTGCTGCTCTTCCTAATCCCTGGGATTGTCATGATGACAGCCTATGGACTCATCTCCTTGGAGCTCTACCGGGGCATCAAGTTTGAGGTGTCCAGCAGGAAATCTAGCAGAG acagacaagccaGCACTGGCAGCATCAAGCCCGGTGACAGTGATGGCTGCTACCTGCAGCCTACTAAAAAGAAGAGCATCACAAAGAGTACAGGCAACTTCGCCAACTCCAGCAGCAAGCCCACGGTGGGGCGTGTGTGCGGCAGCAGCTCTACAGCCAACCTGATGGCCAAGAAGCGTGTGATCCGCATGCTCCTGGTCATcgtcttcctctttttcctgtgCTGGACTCCCGTCTTTGTAGTCAACGCGTGGCAGGCTTTCGACCGGCGCTCGGCCTACCGCCTGACCGGCGCGCCCATCTCCTTCATCCACCTGCTGTCCTACACCTCGGCCTGTGTCAACCCCATCATTTATTGCTTCATGAACAAGCGCTTCCGCCAGGGCATGCTGGCCACAttcacctgctgcagctgcttaAGGAGGAGCGGCGGAGGGAGCAGCGGCTTAGGGAGGTCAGCTGGAATTGGAACGGCTAAAGGGGAAGTGGACAGATTAAGAGCGGGGCCAAAGACCACTGAGCAGAATGGCCATACCCCGTCAAGCGGAGCCAGCACACGCTTCACCTACACCGGCATCCGTGCATCCGCCTGGAGTGAGCTGACTTAA